In Rutidosis leptorrhynchoides isolate AG116_Rl617_1_P2 chromosome 2, CSIRO_AGI_Rlap_v1, whole genome shotgun sequence, one genomic interval encodes:
- the LOC139892916 gene encoding uncharacterized protein, protein MAKASSLFNFPTFTSPSPSPSPAVGAPVDSQSPPPQNDAPPPPPPRVRNDNPRTTSAGFDPEPLERGAEAIEKIAKSKEPKKIFELMMKQEETKQADLAAKKAGFMAMQAQAETERKRVVYDEQKKLAQQQAQIKSQMARYEDELARKRMQTENEHHRTRNQELVKMQEESSIRQEQHRRATEEQIQAQRRQTEREKAEIERETIKVKAMAEAEGRAHEAKLAEDVNKRMLIERANAEREKWVSAINTTFEHVGGGLLAILTDQNKMVVAVGGVTALAAGIYTTREGARVVWSYVDRILGQPSLIRESSRGKYPWSRFFSRGLSTLSNIGQKGANSQNGNAFGDVILNPSLQNRITQLAGATAHTKAHKAPFRNMLFYGPPGTGKTMAARELAQKSGLDYALMTGGDVAPLGSQAVTKIHQLFDWAKKSNRGLLLFIDEADAFLCERNKTYMSEAQRSALNALLFRTGDQSKDIVLALATNRPGDLDSAVADRIDEVLEFPLPGEEERFKLLKLYLDKYIAKAGAKKPGLFSKFFKKQQQQIEIKGLTDDLIREAAAKTDGFSGREVAKLMASVQAAVYGSENCVLDPLLFREVVDYKVAEHQQRRKLAGTEGNVN, encoded by the exons ATGGCGAAAGCTTCTAGTCTCTTTAACTTCCCGACCTTCACTTCACCTTCACCGTCACCGTCTCCGGCCGTCGGAGCTCCGGTCGATTCTCAATCACCTCCGCCGCAAAATGACGCACCGCCGCCGCCGCCTCCTCGTGTTCGTAACGATAACCCTAGAACAACGTCGGCAGGGTTTGATCCTGAGCCATTGGAAAGAGGTGCTGAAGCTATTGAAAAAATTGCTAAATCTAAAGAACCTAAAAAG atttttgagttgaTGATGAAGCAAGAAGAGACTAAGCAAGCAGATTTAGCAGCAAAAAAAGCCGGGTTTATGGCAATGCAAGCTCAGGCTGAAACT GAGAGGAAAAGAGTGGTATACGATGAGCAGAAAAAGTTAGCTCAGCAACAAGCACAGATAAAATCACAAATGGCTCGTTATGAGGATGAACTGGCAAGGAAGAGAATGCAG actgaaaatgAACATCACAGAACAAGAAATCAAGAACTTGTAAAAATGCAAGAAGAATCATCGATTAGGCAAGAACAACACAGACGAGCAACAGAAGAGCAAATTCAAGCTCAACGCCGACAGACAGAAAGGGAGAAAGCTGAGATAGAGAGAGAAACAATTAAGGTTAAGGCTATGGCTGAAGCAGAAGGGCGAGCCCATGAAGCGAAATTGGCTGAAGACGTTAATAAGAGGATGTTAATAGAACGTGCCAATGCTGAGAGAGAAAAATGGGTTTCTGCAATTAACACCACTTTTGAACACGTTGGAG GTGGTCTGCTTGCAATTTTAACTGATCAAAACAAGATGGTTGTAGCTGTTGGAGGCGTCACAGCTCTTGCTGCAGGTATCTACACAACAAG AGAAGGTGCTAGGGTGGTTTGGAGCTATGTGGACAGAATATTGGGACAACCGTCACTCATACGGGAATCTTCTAGAGGAAAATATCCATGGTCGAGATTTTTTTCTCGTGGGTTGAGTACACTATCGAACATCGGTCAAAAGGGAGCAAATTCTCAAAACGGGAATGCGTTTGGTGATGTGATTCTTAATCCATCTTTGCAGAACAGAATCACGCAGTTGGCTGGTGCAACTGCCCATACAAAGGCTCATAAGGCACCGTTTAGGAATATGCTCTTTTATGGTCCTCCAGGAACAGGGAAAACAATGGCAGCGAGAGAATTAGCACAAAAATCT GGACTTGATTATGCATTGATGACTGGTGGAGATGTTGCACCATTAGGTTCCCAGGCTGTTACAAAAATACATCAGCTATTCGATTGGGCCAAGAAATCAAATAGAGGCTTATTACTTTTTATCGATGAGGCAGATGCATTTTTGTGCGA GCGAAACAAAACTTATATGAGTGAAGCTCAAAGGAGTGCCCTAAATGCTCTCCTTTTTCGCACTGGTGACCAATCGAAAGACATAGTTTTAGCGCTTGCCACAAACCGTCCCGGTGATCTTGACTCAGCAGTTGCAGACCGAATAGATGAAGTTCTTGAATTCCCTTTACCTGGAGaagaagaaagattcaaacttttgaaaCTATACTTAGACAAATACATTGCCAAGGCTGGGGCAAAAAAACCCGGATTGTTTTCGAAGTTTTTTAAGAAACAACAGCAGCAGATAGAAATCAAGGGTTTAACAGATGATCTAATTAGAGAAGCGGCTGCTAAAACTGATGGATTTTCAGGAAGAGAAGTTGCTAAATTAATGGCAAGTGTGCAAGCTGCTGTTTATGGAAGTGAAAATTGTGTGTTGGATCCACTTTTGTTTCGTGAAGTAGTTGATTATAAAGTTGCAGAACATCAACAGAGGAGAAAATTGGCGGGTACTGAAGGAAACGTTAATTAG